A genome region from Thermanaerothrix sp. includes the following:
- the cobM gene encoding precorrin-4 C(11)-methyltransferase, with translation MRGLVWIVGAGPGGPELITVKGLRLLSEADLVVYAGSLINPEILRHCKEGGEVLDSSKMTLDEQVRVMADRAVKGLKVVRLHTGDPSLYGAIGEQIRELEALGIQCRIVPGVSSLQGAAAALGIEYTVPGVTQTLVCTRLPGRTPVPPKEDLRVYASTGATLALFLSSDMGDQAAKLCMEGGLSPDTPAAWVYRATWPDQRTGRTTLGELGQRMKAEHVSRQALIIVGRCLEESRNSLLYDPGFSHGCRKAGCPEGGGN, from the coding sequence TTGAGGGGTCTTGTTTGGATAGTGGGGGCGGGGCCGGGGGGCCCGGAGCTCATAACCGTGAAGGGGCTGAGGCTTCTTTCGGAGGCGGACCTGGTGGTTTACGCCGGAAGCCTCATCAACCCCGAGATCTTACGGCACTGCAAGGAAGGCGGAGAGGTGCTGGACTCCTCCAAGATGACCCTTGATGAGCAGGTTAGGGTGATGGCGGACCGGGCCGTGAAGGGCCTTAAGGTGGTGCGCCTTCACACCGGGGACCCCAGCCTCTACGGGGCCATAGGGGAGCAGATCCGGGAGCTTGAGGCCCTGGGGATCCAGTGCCGGATAGTGCCTGGCGTATCGAGCCTCCAGGGGGCCGCCGCGGCGCTGGGCATAGAGTACACGGTTCCCGGCGTGACCCAGACGCTGGTGTGCACCCGTCTTCCCGGCAGGACCCCGGTGCCCCCCAAGGAGGACCTGCGGGTCTACGCCTCCACCGGCGCCACATTGGCGCTCTTCCTCTCCTCCGACATGGGGGACCAGGCGGCTAAGCTCTGCATGGAGGGGGGGCTTTCCCCCGACACCCCCGCCGCTTGGGTCTACCGGGCCACGTGGCCGGACCAGCGAACTGGCAGGACCACCCTCGGGGAGCTTGGACAGCGGATGAAGGCGGAGCACGTAAGCCGCCAGGCCCTGATAATAGTGGGCCGCTGCCTTGAGGAGTCCCGAAACAGCCTCCTGTACGACCCCGGCTTCTCCCACGGATGCCGCAAGGCGGGATGCCCCGAGGGGGGCGGCAATTGA
- a CDS encoding precorrin-6A/cobalt-precorrin-6A reductase, producing the protein MKVFVIAPGSLAPKGQELARLTGFELFDPEKGVMEATRALWDRADGLVFLGALPIAVRAVSGLLRDKAQDPAVLCVTEDLSSVLVVAGGHLGGGTDLALRVSQATGADWIPTTATDRRRLMAPDRWARRHGLFLLNKDNLPSAINRLLSSGSLRWWLDPLLPPPPLPKGAEITADPSSAQVLYTIRDLRSQCPGGVFLVPRCLCAGVGFRRDAEEDRIRDGILGALASHPEGPFLRDALLEIGTWEGKEGSQGLSQAARDLGCHVRFFSPQEIRRISKDLNLAESAAKRHLDLPGVAEPCGALMGRPLGKRIVNNQVTVALSLSYVRFRGGLSVVGIGPGHRDHMTLGAARELEECDVIVGYSLYVDLLPKSLREAKLVESYRMGEEEARVIRAVELALGGYRVALVCGGDPVLFGLGALASRHWASASKGQESAPFRIFPGVSAAQGAASLIGPYYTNGLCMVSLSDYLQEWGAVVQAMESASRSGLSVALYNPVSRDKEAKLAEVRRVFHGRTALVCRDISRPGESAEEVLAEDLSPEEVDMRSLIVFPGKCCAKGSDGVWRDMRGYGSETQDPRGGVFHEPGPSKGKTRPMESGGAVLSRPMVGDGKLRLEGLDGIEALILGGTGEGKETAEKLISSGFKVAVSVAFETGLHVVPQGAYPLVGRRSAEDWERVMKGMRGLKVAVDCAHPFAEEARRNFRVAAERLGIPLVRISRPVKVPEGAVPVTSYEEMGKKLLELTNLCDTVFLSFGVRGLRVVVPVLKEAGRLVLARVLPTEESLREAAASGLGPKEIICSWGPMGYDWEVGILRGINAKAAAAKASGDASGVPDKLKACGELGIPLVLLCPPMEDEFLLEKSLKIEKHLDKQKQSILAYLILKVNKHQNKV; encoded by the coding sequence TTGAAGGTCTTCGTCATCGCCCCTGGGTCCCTGGCGCCTAAGGGGCAGGAGCTAGCCCGTCTTACGGGTTTTGAGCTGTTCGACCCCGAAAAGGGGGTCATGGAGGCCACAAGGGCCCTTTGGGACAGGGCTGATGGGCTTGTGTTCCTTGGAGCTCTTCCCATAGCGGTGCGGGCCGTGTCGGGTCTTCTAAGGGACAAGGCCCAGGACCCGGCGGTGCTCTGCGTCACCGAGGACCTGTCGTCGGTTTTAGTGGTTGCGGGGGGGCACCTTGGGGGCGGCACGGACCTGGCCCTTAGGGTGAGCCAAGCCACGGGAGCGGACTGGATACCCACCACCGCCACGGACCGGCGGCGCCTCATGGCCCCGGACCGGTGGGCCCGGCGGCACGGGCTTTTTCTGCTGAACAAGGATAACCTGCCTTCCGCCATAAACCGCCTTCTGTCCAGCGGCTCCCTTCGATGGTGGCTGGACCCGCTTCTGCCCCCTCCGCCCCTTCCGAAGGGGGCGGAAATTACGGCGGACCCCAGCTCCGCCCAAGTTCTCTACACCATACGAGACCTTCGAAGCCAGTGCCCCGGCGGGGTTTTTCTCGTACCCCGCTGCCTTTGCGCCGGCGTGGGGTTCAGACGGGATGCGGAAGAAGACCGTATACGGGACGGAATCCTTGGGGCCCTGGCCTCCCATCCGGAGGGGCCCTTCCTTCGGGATGCGCTGCTTGAGATCGGCACCTGGGAGGGGAAGGAGGGCTCCCAGGGGCTCTCCCAGGCGGCAAGGGACCTCGGCTGCCATGTCAGGTTCTTCAGCCCCCAGGAAATCCGGCGGATTTCAAAGGATCTAAACCTCGCGGAATCGGCGGCGAAGCGTCACCTGGATCTACCCGGCGTGGCGGAGCCCTGCGGGGCCCTCATGGGACGTCCTCTGGGGAAGAGGATCGTTAATAACCAAGTGACCGTGGCGCTGTCCTTGTCTTACGTCCGCTTCCGGGGCGGCCTTTCGGTGGTGGGCATAGGCCCAGGACACCGGGACCACATGACCCTTGGGGCCGCAAGGGAGCTTGAGGAGTGCGACGTCATCGTGGGCTACTCCCTATACGTGGACCTGCTGCCCAAGAGCTTAAGGGAAGCGAAGCTGGTGGAGTCCTACCGCATGGGTGAGGAGGAGGCCCGGGTGATCCGGGCGGTGGAGCTGGCCCTTGGAGGTTACCGGGTGGCGCTGGTGTGCGGAGGCGATCCGGTGCTCTTCGGCCTTGGGGCCTTAGCCTCCCGGCACTGGGCCTCCGCTTCGAAGGGGCAGGAGTCCGCGCCCTTCAGGATATTCCCCGGCGTGTCCGCCGCCCAGGGGGCCGCTAGTTTAATAGGCCCCTACTACACCAACGGGCTCTGCATGGTGTCCCTATCGGACTACCTGCAGGAGTGGGGGGCGGTGGTGCAAGCCATGGAGAGCGCCTCCCGGTCGGGGCTTTCGGTGGCGCTGTACAACCCCGTGTCCCGGGACAAGGAGGCGAAGCTCGCGGAGGTCCGCCGGGTCTTCCATGGCCGCACCGCCCTGGTGTGCCGGGACATATCAAGGCCCGGGGAGTCGGCTGAGGAGGTCCTAGCGGAGGACCTGTCCCCCGAAGAGGTGGACATGAGGTCCTTGATCGTCTTCCCCGGCAAGTGCTGCGCGAAGGGGTCCGACGGGGTATGGCGGGACATGCGGGGATACGGCAGCGAGACACAAGATCCAAGGGGCGGCGTCTTCCATGAACCTGGGCCGTCAAAGGGCAAAACACGCCCCATGGAATCCGGCGGGGCGGTTCTTTCAAGGCCGATGGTCGGCGACGGCAAGTTGCGCCTTGAGGGGCTTGATGGGATTGAGGCGCTCATCTTAGGCGGCACCGGCGAGGGAAAGGAAACGGCGGAGAAGCTGATCTCCTCTGGCTTTAAGGTGGCGGTGTCGGTGGCCTTTGAGACGGGGCTTCACGTGGTGCCACAAGGTGCGTACCCGCTGGTGGGGCGCCGCAGCGCCGAGGACTGGGAGCGTGTGATGAAGGGAATGCGGGGGCTTAAGGTTGCGGTGGATTGCGCGCACCCCTTCGCGGAGGAGGCCCGGCGGAACTTCCGCGTAGCGGCGGAAAGGCTTGGCATACCGCTGGTGAGGATAAGCCGTCCGGTTAAGGTGCCGGAAGGGGCCGTGCCGGTTACAAGCTACGAGGAGATGGGCAAGAAGCTTTTGGAGCTCACCAACCTGTGTGACACGGTGTTCCTGTCCTTCGGGGTGAGGGGTTTAAGGGTCGTGGTTCCGGTTTTGAAGGAAGCGGGCCGGTTGGTCTTGGCCCGAGTGCTTCCAACGGAGGAGAGCCTTAGAGAGGCCGCCGCCTCGGGTCTTGGGCCGAAGGAGATAATATGCTCCTGGGGGCCCATGGGATACGATTGGGAGGTTGGGATACTCCGGGGGATCAACGCCAAGGCCGCGGCGGCTAAGGCAAGCGGTGACGCCTCTGGTGTGCCGGATAAGCTAAAGGCCTGCGGGGAGCTTGGCATACCGCTGGTGCTGCTGTGCCCGCCCATGGAAGATGAGTTTTTGCTGGAAAAGAGTTTAAAAATAGAAAAACACTTGGACAAACAAAAACAAAGTATCCTTGCATATCTGATATTAAAAGTTAACAAGCACCAAAATAAGGTTTAA
- the hemL gene encoding glutamate-1-semialdehyde 2,1-aminomutase, with translation METNRECFERALRCLVGGVNSPVRAFGAVGGDPIFFRSAKGCRLFDVEGRSYVDYVCSWGPMILGHGDPHVLEALTRAAGDGLSFGACSPLEARLGEMIKAKFPSIDKLRFTSSGTEAVMGAVRLARGFTGRDLIIKFEGCYHGHSDSLLVSAGSGALTFGTPSSPGVTRGCAADTLVLPYNRLDQVEAAFGSHKDRIAAVIVEPWAGNMGLVPPVEGFLKGLREITAHHGALLIFDEVITGFRVPEGGVQNLESIEPDITCLGKIIGGGMPVGAFGGRSHVMAHLSPEGPVYQAGTLSGNPVAMACGIATLERLTPQAYEELEAKGAALEAAIRKAADEEGLTVSVSRLGSALGLFFGPMPKDLGDVRSTRVDLYPLFFRHMLHEGFYLPPSAYETFFVSLAHDDDAIASTKDALRSAFRKIRGHMG, from the coding sequence ATGGAGACCAACAGGGAGTGCTTTGAAAGGGCCCTACGGTGTCTGGTAGGAGGGGTGAACAGCCCTGTAAGGGCCTTTGGGGCGGTGGGGGGAGATCCAATTTTCTTCCGCTCCGCCAAGGGGTGCCGGCTGTTCGACGTGGAGGGCAGGTCTTACGTGGACTACGTTTGCAGCTGGGGCCCCATGATACTGGGGCACGGGGACCCCCACGTGCTTGAGGCCTTGACCCGCGCCGCCGGGGACGGGCTTTCCTTCGGCGCCTGCTCCCCCCTGGAGGCCCGGCTTGGGGAGATGATAAAGGCCAAGTTCCCATCCATAGACAAGCTGCGCTTCACCTCCTCCGGCACCGAGGCGGTCATGGGGGCGGTTCGGCTGGCAAGGGGCTTCACCGGAAGGGATCTCATAATAAAGTTCGAGGGCTGCTACCACGGACATTCGGACTCGCTCCTGGTATCCGCTGGGAGCGGGGCTCTTACCTTCGGCACACCCTCGTCGCCGGGGGTCACCAGGGGCTGCGCGGCGGACACCCTGGTGCTTCCCTACAACCGCCTGGACCAGGTGGAGGCAGCCTTTGGCTCCCACAAGGACCGGATAGCGGCGGTGATAGTGGAGCCCTGGGCTGGGAACATGGGGCTTGTGCCCCCTGTGGAGGGTTTCCTCAAGGGGCTTAGGGAGATAACCGCCCATCACGGAGCCCTCTTGATCTTCGACGAGGTGATAACCGGCTTTCGAGTCCCCGAGGGAGGCGTCCAGAACCTGGAGAGCATAGAGCCGGACATCACGTGCCTTGGGAAGATAATCGGCGGCGGAATGCCCGTTGGGGCCTTCGGCGGCAGGTCCCACGTGATGGCGCACCTTTCGCCGGAGGGGCCGGTCTATCAGGCAGGCACCCTTTCGGGCAACCCGGTGGCCATGGCTTGCGGGATAGCCACCCTTGAGCGGCTCACCCCCCAAGCTTACGAGGAGCTGGAGGCCAAGGGAGCGGCGCTGGAGGCGGCCATACGCAAGGCCGCCGACGAGGAAGGCCTAACAGTATCGGTGTCCCGCCTTGGCTCCGCCCTAGGACTCTTCTTCGGCCCCATGCCCAAGGACCTCGGGGACGTAAGGTCCACCCGGGTGGATCTGTACCCCCTGTTCTTCCGCCACATGCTCCACGAGGGCTTCTACCTTCCTCCCAGCGCCTACGAGACCTTCTTCGTGTCCCTGGCCCACGACGACGATGCCATAGCCTCCACCAAAGATGCCCTGCGCTCCGCCTTCCGCAAGATTAGGGGGCACATGGGATGA
- the cbiD gene encoding cobalt-precorrin-5B (C(1))-methyltransferase CbiD codes for MSLRWGFTTGTAATAAAMGAALWLLGKPCSWVKVQLPSGALLPIPLGGIERIAGGAQGWVFKDAGDDPDVTHLTAVAAKVRLCRCSSVELDGGFGVGTVTRPGLPVPKGCKAINPGPSAMIRENLKALLPKGLGAQVEIWVPKGEELAHRTFNPKLGIAGGISILGTTGVVRPMSEDAIVKTIRSELSVLRAEGHLTVCLAPGNYGRDFAKALGFPEGLIVNVSNYVGEALKACSELGFRCIVFAAQVGKMAKIASGSMDTHSSRSDGRLEALCAYGALHGLDAGWIRRIMECNTADQAAVMMMETAPGKMALEELCQRARMRIEAASGAQAAVLTFALPQRELARSGPVEEMIRSARGLKA; via the coding sequence ATGTCCCTCCGCTGGGGCTTCACCACCGGCACCGCCGCCACCGCCGCCGCCATGGGGGCGGCCCTTTGGCTCCTTGGAAAGCCCTGCTCCTGGGTTAAGGTGCAGCTCCCCTCCGGCGCCCTGCTTCCCATACCCCTTGGAGGCATTGAGCGCATCGCCGGCGGAGCCCAGGGCTGGGTCTTCAAGGACGCGGGCGACGACCCGGACGTCACCCATCTAACGGCGGTGGCCGCCAAGGTGCGCCTTTGCCGCTGTAGCTCCGTGGAGTTGGACGGGGGCTTCGGGGTAGGCACCGTTACAAGGCCCGGCCTTCCGGTGCCTAAGGGGTGCAAGGCCATAAACCCCGGGCCCTCGGCGATGATCCGGGAGAACTTAAAGGCCCTTCTTCCCAAGGGCCTTGGAGCCCAGGTGGAGATATGGGTGCCCAAGGGGGAGGAGCTGGCCCATAGGACCTTCAACCCCAAGCTGGGCATAGCGGGTGGCATATCCATACTGGGCACCACCGGGGTGGTGCGCCCCATGAGCGAGGACGCCATAGTTAAGACCATCCGATCGGAGCTCTCGGTGCTGCGGGCGGAGGGGCATCTTACGGTGTGCCTTGCGCCGGGGAACTACGGCAGGGACTTCGCCAAGGCCCTTGGATTCCCCGAGGGGCTCATAGTGAACGTGAGCAACTACGTGGGCGAGGCCCTCAAGGCCTGCTCGGAGCTTGGGTTCAGGTGTATAGTCTTCGCGGCCCAGGTGGGCAAGATGGCGAAGATAGCCTCCGGCTCCATGGACACCCACAGCTCCAGGAGCGACGGCCGCCTTGAGGCCCTCTGCGCCTACGGGGCCCTTCACGGCCTGGACGCCGGGTGGATCCGCCGCATAATGGAATGCAACACCGCAGACCAGGCGGCGGTTATGATGATGGAGACGGCGCCGGGCAAAATGGCCCTTGAAGAGCTGTGCCAAAGGGCCAGGATGAGGATAGAGGCCGCCTCCGGGGCCCAGGCGGCGGTACTTACCTTCGCCCTGCCCCAAAGGGAGCTGGCCCGGTCCGGGCCGGTGGAGGAAATGATAAGATCCGCAAGGGGGCTTAAGGCTTGA
- a CDS encoding SAM-dependent methyltransferase, with protein MILYGVGLGPGDRGLVPLKALEILKRSQAVFEPVSAQGRSSVAGQMARDLVEGLNTIPILFPMTGCDGELRRAVRESLGSSKHLWQHAETAAMPVIGDSTLYATVHTLYQELSSMTNVELRLIPGISAHSAAAALLGRFIGMREQVFSVVPGSAGPERVIQALKSCQCAALYKPSALGDKLPLVVSASGPWEKLARVHRVGLEGESVVEGEAAMEPTDDYLAVMLLWR; from the coding sequence TTGATACTTTACGGCGTAGGACTTGGACCGGGGGACCGGGGGCTGGTGCCCCTAAAGGCCCTCGAGATCCTTAAAAGATCCCAAGCGGTGTTCGAGCCCGTCTCCGCCCAGGGACGCTCCAGCGTGGCGGGGCAGATGGCAAGGGACCTGGTGGAAGGCCTTAACACAATACCCATCCTCTTCCCCATGACCGGCTGCGACGGCGAGCTTCGAAGGGCGGTGCGGGAGTCCCTTGGCTCCTCAAAGCACCTATGGCAGCACGCGGAAACGGCCGCCATGCCGGTCATTGGGGACTCCACCCTTTACGCCACGGTGCACACCCTTTACCAGGAGCTCTCGTCCATGACAAACGTGGAGCTACGTCTAATCCCGGGCATATCGGCCCACTCCGCCGCCGCCGCCCTCTTGGGGCGCTTCATCGGCATGAGGGAACAAGTGTTCTCGGTGGTCCCAGGATCCGCGGGGCCCGAAAGGGTCATCCAGGCCCTTAAGTCTTGCCAGTGCGCCGCCCTTTACAAGCCCTCCGCCCTGGGGGACAAACTGCCCCTGGTGGTTTCCGCCTCGGGCCCTTGGGAAAAGCTTGCTCGGGTCCACAGGGTGGGGCTTGAGGGGGAGTCGGTGGTGGAAGGGGAAGCTGCCATGGAACCCACCGACGACTACCTGGCGGTGATGCTCCTTTGGAGATAA
- the cobA gene encoding uroporphyrinogen-III C-methyltransferase — MIWLVGAGCGSPRWLTLEALEVLSRAEAVVYDRLIHPDSLLLAPRSALFVEAGKRGGDHTMGQEEINRLLVDLGRRFDRVVRLKGGDPFVFGRGGEEAMALEAAGLPWQGVPGVTAALGGFLREGVPLTHRGASSGLCLATGQLGSSGHMAGYFEGVVGFRGSRVLYMSASNLAQNLRSMLSMGLNPETPCAVLCWGGWGRAKLERTSVRGAIEAATSNGIPSPSVILIGEAAALGLQPAEGPLKGLQVAVCRPMPEGYRTSRALEALGADAFTLPLLEERATAEKEQVAGELNKARWLVFTSPRGPRILKDLIKDLRLIRCSTAALGQGTAAAMEEAGIGVDAVPEFPSSDSLANLLRRVINPGDRVLFLRNRVGSDGPVKAVMEAGGVPSVLPLYEMTPREMPWMGLVEEHWKAHPPHGVVFGSAAMAEEWAQRFGGLPKGARAVAWGDQCGKACEGLFGSCVVMKTPDMEGLTEALKGLAAETSPR, encoded by the coding sequence ATGATATGGCTGGTGGGGGCGGGATGCGGTTCCCCGAGGTGGCTCACCCTTGAGGCGCTGGAGGTCCTCTCCAGGGCCGAAGCGGTGGTTTACGACCGGCTGATACACCCGGACTCGCTGCTTTTAGCCCCCCGATCCGCCCTTTTCGTGGAGGCGGGCAAGCGGGGAGGGGACCACACCATGGGGCAGGAGGAGATAAACCGCCTTTTGGTGGACCTTGGCAGGCGCTTTGACCGGGTGGTCCGCCTCAAAGGCGGGGATCCATTCGTGTTCGGCCGGGGCGGCGAGGAGGCCATGGCGCTGGAGGCGGCGGGGCTGCCATGGCAAGGGGTGCCTGGCGTCACCGCCGCGCTGGGAGGTTTCCTAAGGGAAGGGGTGCCCCTTACCCACCGCGGCGCGTCATCGGGGCTGTGCCTTGCCACCGGACAGCTGGGAAGCTCCGGCCACATGGCGGGCTACTTCGAGGGCGTGGTGGGCTTCAGGGGCTCCCGGGTGCTCTACATGTCCGCCTCCAACCTGGCCCAGAACCTGCGGAGCATGCTCTCCATGGGGCTGAATCCAGAAACACCGTGCGCGGTGCTATGCTGGGGGGGCTGGGGCAGGGCTAAACTTGAAAGGACCTCCGTCAGGGGGGCCATCGAAGCGGCAACGTCCAACGGCATCCCAAGCCCCTCGGTGATCCTCATAGGCGAAGCCGCAGCTTTGGGCCTACAGCCCGCAGAGGGGCCCCTCAAGGGGCTGCAGGTGGCGGTTTGCAGGCCCATGCCGGAGGGGTACCGCACGTCCCGGGCCCTTGAGGCCCTGGGGGCCGATGCCTTCACCTTGCCGCTGCTTGAGGAACGGGCAACCGCCGAAAAGGAACAGGTGGCGGGGGAGCTTAACAAGGCCCGCTGGTTGGTGTTCACAAGCCCAAGGGGGCCCAGGATTTTAAAGGACCTGATAAAAGACCTCCGGCTCATCCGCTGCTCCACCGCGGCTTTAGGACAGGGCACCGCCGCCGCCATGGAGGAGGCGGGCATCGGGGTGGACGCCGTGCCGGAGTTCCCAAGCAGCGACTCCCTGGCCAACCTCCTTCGGCGCGTAATAAACCCCGGCGACCGGGTTCTGTTCCTTCGAAACCGCGTGGGCTCCGACGGGCCGGTCAAGGCGGTGATGGAAGCAGGAGGGGTCCCATCGGTGCTGCCCCTCTACGAGATGACCCCAAGGGAGATGCCATGGATGGGGCTTGTAGAGGAACACTGGAAGGCCCATCCTCCTCACGGGGTGGTTTTCGGCTCCGCCGCCATGGCGGAGGAGTGGGCCCAGCGCTTTGGAGGCCTTCCCAAGGGAGCCCGGGCGGTGGCGTGGGGGGACCAGTGCGGGAAGGCCTGCGAAGGTCTTTTTGGAAGCTGCGTGGTCATGAAGACCCCGGACATGGAGGGCCTCACGGAGGCCCTGAAGGGTCTTGCGGCGGAGACGAGCCCCCGATAG
- a CDS encoding SAM-dependent methyltransferase, protein MELREINVFGMGAGSFLELPEGILNLIGSCGALMGESRFMEALAPSEWQVRLPLPLGDRLVEALEGAPKPLGVLVSGDSGFFSLAQRICACFPGRVRLFPGISSLQMMASRLCESWANVPVMSLHGRNPSTAMDELRRSLWGKDRCAVLFGEGSGVRDQLEGLLGTLKDHVQGWLGWDLGTSKEQLVEGTLRELAASPYTGKLCIGWFHAPKEGFFGEKDPGLTLLPLKDHELHREDGIPMTKFPVRCLLSSILEPLFGSKVLEVGSGTGALTCHIGRLVGPGSVVSIERDPRALGLSMRNSERLCPLGAVRFVHGEAPLLEGGSILEGPFDRVVIGGHGGNLREVIRWAAGLLGPGGRMAALCLLASSFQSALEEMGALGLKAGFIRAFPGEGRRLGGEWMVQGSNPVDIVWGDMI, encoded by the coding sequence ATGGAGCTTCGGGAGATAAACGTGTTCGGCATGGGGGCCGGAAGCTTCTTGGAACTTCCGGAAGGGATCTTGAACCTCATAGGCTCCTGCGGGGCCCTGATGGGGGAAAGCCGCTTTATGGAGGCGCTTGCCCCGTCGGAATGGCAGGTGAGGCTTCCGCTGCCCTTGGGGGACCGCCTTGTGGAGGCCCTGGAGGGGGCCCCCAAGCCCCTTGGCGTGCTGGTGAGCGGGGACAGCGGCTTCTTCAGCCTGGCGCAGCGCATATGCGCCTGCTTCCCCGGCCGGGTCCGCCTTTTCCCGGGGATCTCAAGCCTTCAGATGATGGCGTCCCGCCTTTGCGAGAGCTGGGCCAACGTTCCGGTGATGTCCCTCCACGGCCGGAACCCCTCAACCGCCATGGATGAGCTTAGAAGGTCCCTCTGGGGCAAGGACCGGTGCGCGGTGCTCTTCGGCGAGGGAAGCGGCGTAAGAGACCAGCTGGAAGGGCTCTTAGGGACCCTTAAGGACCACGTTCAAGGCTGGCTGGGCTGGGACCTTGGCACCTCCAAGGAACAGCTGGTTGAAGGCACCCTTAGAGAGCTTGCGGCGTCGCCGTACACCGGCAAGCTGTGCATAGGCTGGTTCCATGCGCCGAAGGAGGGCTTCTTCGGCGAGAAGGACCCAGGGCTTACGCTCTTGCCCCTCAAGGACCATGAGCTTCACCGGGAAGACGGGATACCTATGACAAAGTTCCCGGTGCGGTGCCTTTTGTCATCCATCCTGGAGCCCCTCTTCGGGTCGAAGGTGCTCGAGGTGGGAAGCGGCACCGGGGCTTTGACATGCCACATAGGGCGCCTCGTAGGCCCCGGAAGCGTGGTCTCCATCGAGCGGGACCCCCGGGCCCTTGGGCTTTCCATGCGGAACTCCGAGAGGCTGTGCCCCTTGGGGGCCGTGCGGTTCGTCCATGGGGAGGCCCCGCTTTTGGAGGGAGGATCGATCCTGGAAGGCCCCTTCGACCGGGTCGTCATAGGCGGCCACGGTGGGAACCTCCGGGAGGTCATAAGGTGGGCCGCGGGGCTTCTCGGGCCGGGAGGGAGGATGGCGGCGCTGTGTCTTCTCGCCTCGTCCTTCCAGTCCGCCCTGGAGGAGATGGGGGCCCTGGGCCTTAAAGCGGGCTTCATCCGGGCCTTCCCCGGGGAGGGACGACGTCTTGGGGGAGAATGGATGGTTCAGGGGAGCAACCCGGTGGACATAGTATGGGGGGATATGATTTGA
- the hemC gene encoding hydroxymethylbilane synthase: protein MSRFTLLTRSSPLAMAQAAMWRRRLEEAGHSVRLVTASTHGDRDRKRHLACFGGFGAFVKALEERLLNGEAHGAVHSLKDVPSEQPQGLRIAAVLARGPREDVLVTREGICLEELPEGASVGTSSLRRTAQILRARKDLKVLCCRGNVHSRLRKLEEGRFDAIVLAKAGLERLGIKAPYRELPFITSPAQGAVALEALEGSFLFQEAVRLGDRESWLEITAEREFLKAFGMGCAVPVAASARLEGEFMTFEAEILSPQGTSGSCVKIVHRVHHEESAAEVGKLAWLEIKDSPEARRILQEASARGAAAAEGVCGP, encoded by the coding sequence ATGAGCCGGTTTACGCTGCTCACCCGATCAAGCCCCCTGGCCATGGCCCAGGCGGCGATGTGGCGCCGACGCCTTGAGGAGGCTGGACACTCGGTGAGGCTCGTCACCGCCTCCACCCACGGGGACCGGGACCGGAAGCGGCACCTGGCGTGCTTCGGCGGCTTCGGGGCCTTCGTCAAGGCCCTGGAGGAGAGGCTCTTAAACGGGGAGGCCCACGGGGCGGTCCACAGCCTCAAGGACGTGCCGTCGGAGCAGCCCCAGGGGCTTAGGATAGCGGCGGTCCTTGCCCGGGGTCCCCGGGAGGACGTGCTGGTGACCCGGGAGGGCATATGCCTTGAGGAGCTGCCGGAAGGGGCATCGGTGGGCACGTCAAGCCTCCGGAGGACCGCCCAGATACTGCGGGCCCGAAAGGACCTCAAGGTCCTCTGCTGCCGGGGCAACGTGCACTCAAGGCTCAGGAAGCTGGAGGAGGGGCGCTTCGACGCCATAGTGCTGGCCAAGGCGGGCCTTGAAAGGCTCGGGATAAAGGCGCCATACCGGGAGCTTCCGTTCATAACGTCCCCAGCCCAGGGGGCGGTGGCGCTGGAGGCCTTGGAGGGGTCCTTTCTCTTCCAGGAGGCGGTACGGCTGGGAGACCGGGAGAGTTGGCTTGAGATCACGGCGGAACGGGAGTTTTTAAAGGCCTTCGGCATGGGGTGCGCGGTTCCCGTGGCGGCATCCGCAAGGCTGGAGGGGGAATTCATGACCTTTGAAGCGGAGATACTGTCCCCCCAAGGAACCTCCGGGTCTTGCGTAAAGATCGTCCACAGGGTCCACCATGAGGAGTCGGCGGCAGAGGTGGGCAAGCTGGCGTGGCTTGAGATCAAGGACTCCCCCGAGGCCCGGCGGATCCTGCAGGAGGCCTCGGCCAGGGGCGCCGCGGCCGCCGAAGGGGTGTGCGGCCCATGA
- a CDS encoding glycosyltransferase gives MDSFVALLFFFAVDYFAALASLVFSAWFWGAVLPRVFPTILPFGLHWRVCFGMSFVYIFFLAASGINVELLGYQPFEVLRDYMQLAKAFIFAAEEDFGIIPVEAQACGTPVIAYGRGGVTETVLDVDSNERPTGVLFATQTTDAIVRAVRRFERLSGCIVPIYCRNNAERFATHVFRQNFYTYVDSLLKRHFS, from the coding sequence TTGGACAGCTTTGTGGCTTTGCTGTTCTTTTTTGCCGTGGACTATTTCGCCGCTCTTGCCTCTTTGGTTTTTTCTGCATGGTTTTGGGGTGCTGTGTTGCCGAGGGTGTTCCCTACCATTTTGCCATTTGGGTTGCATTGGCGTGTTTGCTTTGGCATGTCCTTTGTTTATATATTTTTCTTGGCGGCTAGCGGTATAAATGTCGAGCTTTTAGGTTATCAGCCGTTTGAAGTTTTGCGAGATTATATGCAACTAGCTAAGGCATTTATCTTTGCTGCAGAAGAGGATTTCGGCATTATTCCTGTTGAGGCGCAGGCCTGTGGTACGCCGGTCATTGCCTATGGCAGGGGAGGTGTGACAGAAACGGTATTGGATGTAGATAGCAACGAACGCCCTACGGGGGTTTTGTTTGCTACTCAGACCACAGATGCTATTGTGCGAGCAGTCAGGCGCTTTGAACGGCTTAGTGGTTGTATTGTTCCTATATACTGTCGCAACAATGCGGAACGCTTTGCTACCCATGTTTTTAGGCAGAATTTTTATACGTATGTTGATAGCTTGTTGAAGCGGCATTTTAGCTGA